The following coding sequences are from one Mycolicibacterium aichiense window:
- a CDS encoding SRPBCC family protein translates to MAVTETREVTIEATPEEILAVLFDLESLPTWSQAHQKVEVLERDAEGHPSKSRQTVKVVGINDEQVLDYIVHPDGVSWTLASSKQQRAQEGRYTLTPEGDSTRVRFELTVDPLVPLPGFVIKRGAKGLMQTATDGLRKQVLQSKKGG, encoded by the coding sequence ACCGAAACCCGCGAGGTCACCATCGAGGCGACGCCCGAGGAGATCCTCGCCGTGCTGTTCGACCTGGAGTCGCTGCCGACGTGGTCGCAGGCGCACCAGAAGGTCGAGGTGCTCGAGCGAGATGCCGAGGGTCACCCGAGCAAGTCGCGCCAGACGGTCAAGGTCGTCGGCATCAACGATGAGCAGGTGCTGGATTACATCGTGCATCCCGACGGGGTCAGCTGGACCCTGGCCAGCTCCAAACAGCAACGCGCACAAGAAGGTCGATACACACTGACCCCCGAGGGCGATTCGACGCGGGTCCGGTTCGAGCTGACCGTCGACCCCCTGGTTCCGCTGCCCGGCTTCGTGATCAAGCGCGGCGCCAAAGGTTTGATGCAGACCGCGACCGACGGGCTGCGCAAGCAGGTTCTGCAATCCAAGAAGGGTGGCTGA